A genomic window from Tolypothrix sp. PCC 7910 includes:
- a CDS encoding HlyD family efflux transporter periplasmic adaptor subunit, with protein sequence MPDLSLLLACTQCLNVSQTPANHCQEIRADETTPPPSDTSACVSQPESMEVAFSPPIQETNQQTSVAQAQTQAETFVNPTNKYNHLNQIAEVRPLQVDLLLPMGGFFFMLIVGSILIIWKRFPDAQRQWQLLLQGDTGILSSDVPWPEKKKEFDQPVILKQSRAWSHAIVWSIVGVTSFAVVWSATAKIDESVPVQGKLEPKGFVKEIQAPVGGVIDKIHVQEGQRVKKGDLLVSFDRTSSQAKLRSLQAVRASLLAENKYYQTQMRSLTANTSWQDLKEVPELAALTENRAALVKENQLFRAELNQGLGVRDLNPQMRQRLLTRQLEKETRIDSVRLDREQLTRQLNQVQVQLINARSTLSTNLEIANNLQSLVDKGAFARLPYLEKQQAAEASRAEVNRLEQEVERLKLAIAQGQRKLENAIALSQEDLLSKIADNEKRIADIDSQLTKVIVENNKKIQELNSEIRELEVNMKYQELRASNDGIVFDLKPRSSGYVYNSSESILKIVPPENLVAQVFITNNDIGFIKPGMPVDVRIDSFPYTEFSDIKGQLVRVGSDALPPDQTHPYYRFAAEIRLDKQSININGTEVPLQSGMSLSANVNIRKRTVMSIFTDKFLGKVESLKYTR encoded by the coding sequence ATGCCAGATTTATCTTTGCTGTTAGCTTGCACACAATGTTTAAATGTTTCGCAAACACCTGCTAATCATTGCCAAGAAATTCGTGCTGACGAAACCACTCCCCCACCATCTGATACGAGTGCTTGCGTTAGCCAACCAGAAAGCATGGAGGTAGCATTTTCACCACCAATTCAAGAGACTAATCAACAAACTTCAGTAGCACAGGCGCAAACGCAAGCAGAAACATTCGTTAATCCCACGAATAAATACAATCATCTCAATCAGATTGCAGAAGTGCGGCCTCTACAAGTAGATCTGCTGTTGCCGATGGGTGGTTTTTTCTTCATGCTCATTGTTGGCAGTATCTTAATTATCTGGAAACGCTTTCCCGATGCTCAACGTCAATGGCAGCTGCTCTTACAAGGCGATACAGGTATTTTAAGTTCGGATGTTCCTTGGCCGGAGAAGAAAAAAGAGTTCGATCAGCCTGTCATCTTAAAACAGTCTCGTGCTTGGTCTCATGCAATAGTCTGGAGCATAGTCGGAGTTACAAGTTTTGCTGTAGTTTGGTCTGCTACTGCCAAAATTGACGAATCTGTACCAGTGCAAGGCAAACTCGAACCCAAAGGATTTGTCAAAGAAATTCAAGCACCAGTAGGCGGCGTAATTGATAAGATTCACGTCCAAGAAGGGCAAAGAGTCAAAAAAGGCGACCTATTAGTAAGTTTTGATCGCACCTCTAGCCAGGCGAAATTACGCTCTCTGCAAGCTGTGCGAGCCAGTTTGTTGGCAGAAAATAAATATTATCAGACACAAATGCGATCGCTCACGGCTAATACTAGTTGGCAAGATTTGAAGGAAGTTCCAGAATTAGCAGCACTCACCGAAAACCGTGCAGCTTTAGTTAAAGAAAATCAACTTTTCCGTGCAGAATTAAACCAAGGTTTAGGAGTACGCGACTTAAACCCACAGATGAGACAGCGCTTACTCACTAGACAATTAGAAAAAGAAACCCGCATTGACTCGGTGCGCTTGGATAGAGAACAGCTAACTCGACAGTTAAATCAAGTGCAAGTGCAACTGATTAACGCTAGAAGTACTCTATCCACAAATCTAGAAATTGCTAATAATTTACAATCCCTCGTAGATAAAGGCGCATTTGCTCGGTTACCTTACCTAGAAAAACAACAAGCAGCAGAAGCTAGCCGTGCAGAAGTCAACCGCCTCGAACAGGAAGTAGAACGGCTAAAATTAGCGATCGCGCAAGGACAAAGGAAACTAGAAAATGCGATCGCTCTTTCTCAAGAAGATTTACTCAGCAAAATAGCCGATAACGAAAAGCGCATCGCTGATATTGATAGTCAACTTACCAAAGTCATTGTTGAAAATAACAAAAAAATCCAAGAACTTAACAGCGAAATTCGGGAACTCGAGGTAAATATGAAATACCAAGAACTGCGAGCTTCCAATGATGGTATTGTGTTTGACCTCAAGCCTCGTAGTTCTGGCTATGTTTATAACAGCAGTGAATCGATTCTCAAAATTGTGCCGCCCGAAAACCTTGTAGCCCAAGTTTTCATTACTAACAACGACATTGGTTTTATCAAACCTGGAATGCCTGTTGATGTCAGAATTGATTCCTTTCCTTACACCGAATTTAGTGATATTAAAGGGCAATTAGTACGTGTCGGTTCGGATGCTTTACCACCTGATCAAACCCATCCCTACTATCGTTTTGCTGCGGAAATTCGTTTAGACAAACAATCCATTAATATCAATGGCACAGAAGTACCTTTGCAATCTGGTATGTCTTTGAGTGCAAATGTGAATATTCGCAAGCGCACCGTTATGAGCATTTTCACAGATAAGTTTTTAGGCAAGGTAGAAAGTTTGAAATATACTCGTTAG
- a CDS encoding peptidase domain-containing ABC transporter: protein MKQSITENEIIEFLAVTPPFTQLSPTTLESVAAKCQLLQYRTGQWMLVRERMPAQVMIIYQGQARVLGHDQQTNSPSSLTVVERGEFLGWLGLVRGISCEAVMASSELIAVTLDSLEFMQLMEQEPEFAQAVRSHSHIIEVFELVSQELQRHPDTSFNAKDLARQLWQDTLVVNLLPGKINSLQFDRDHLWILSAGIIDNMSVGFRLLPREGRHWQSTTEVRIVGIPWDAPQEETSQLQIAPAPEYPPDPYSENLAPAQTIFVSGKGPIDAPLACFQMLNQILGGSFRRDLIRKVLTNQLKTHKQITLPVAGAVVEMMGLQAQLVNVPSHVINRLSAPALIYFQENLALLYKITEREIIVAAPETGIARYTPAEFGNIWGQSGPVLTVEQADGDRPEKFSLRWFLPSIYKFRLVLMEVLVASFFVQIFGLANPIITQIIIDTVLIQKSLDTLDLLGIFLLVIGVFEAALTSLRIYLFADTTNRIDIRLGSEVIEHLLRLPLNYFERRRVGELAGRINELENIRQFLTGTALTVVLDAVFSVIYIGIMLFYSWVLTLVALATVPLFAILTTFVVPIVQQQLRKKAERYADTQSYLVEILTGIQTVKAQNIELKSRWQWRDRYTRYISAGFKNVLTSSTANSISGFLNQFSSFVLLWVGAHLVISNQLSLGQLIAFRIIAGYVTSPLLRLIQLSQSFQEVALSIERLGDILDTAPEVPASDRNNIQLPDIEGAIKYIGVSFGFNPEDSLKLINVNLDISPGTFVGIVGQSGSGKSTLTKLLPRLYEPVAGQIQIDGYDIRKVELNSLRRQIGIVLQDTLLFEGTIQENIALIRPDATTEEIIAAAKAAAAHDFIMALPNGYNTQVGERGSALSGGQRQRIAIARTVLQNPRLLILDEATSALDYESEQQVCRNLMEFFKNRTVLFITHRLNTVKNADTIIIMDQGVIAEQGTHTELMAMKGRYYCLFQQQESQL from the coding sequence ATGAAGCAAAGTATTACTGAAAACGAAATAATCGAATTTCTCGCTGTAACTCCGCCATTTACTCAACTTTCACCAACAACTTTAGAAAGCGTTGCGGCTAAATGCCAACTGTTGCAATATCGTACCGGACAGTGGATGTTAGTTAGGGAAAGAATGCCAGCGCAAGTGATGATAATTTATCAAGGACAAGCGCGGGTATTGGGCCACGATCAGCAAACGAACTCTCCCAGTAGTTTAACGGTTGTTGAAAGAGGAGAGTTTCTTGGTTGGTTGGGATTGGTACGAGGCATAAGTTGTGAGGCTGTTATGGCCTCGTCCGAACTGATCGCCGTGACTCTGGATTCTCTGGAATTCATGCAATTAATGGAACAAGAACCAGAGTTTGCCCAAGCAGTGCGATCGCATTCCCACATTATTGAAGTTTTTGAACTTGTAAGTCAGGAACTCCAGCGTCATCCAGATACAAGCTTTAACGCCAAAGATTTAGCGCGCCAACTTTGGCAAGACACATTGGTGGTTAATTTACTACCAGGAAAAATCAATTCTCTGCAATTTGATCGCGATCACTTGTGGATACTCAGCGCTGGCATTATTGATAATATGAGTGTCGGCTTTCGGTTATTGCCACGTGAGGGTAGACATTGGCAAAGTACTACAGAGGTTCGCATAGTGGGTATTCCCTGGGATGCGCCTCAAGAAGAGACTTCGCAGTTACAAATTGCGCCAGCACCAGAATATCCGCCAGATCCATACAGCGAAAATCTCGCACCAGCGCAAACTATCTTTGTATCGGGAAAAGGGCCCATTGACGCGCCTTTAGCCTGTTTTCAGATGTTAAATCAGATATTGGGTGGTTCTTTCCGCCGCGATTTAATCCGCAAAGTTTTAACCAACCAACTCAAAACCCATAAGCAAATTACTCTACCAGTAGCCGGCGCAGTGGTGGAAATGATGGGTTTGCAAGCCCAATTAGTTAATGTTCCATCTCATGTGATTAACCGCCTGAGTGCGCCAGCGCTGATTTACTTCCAAGAAAATTTGGCTTTACTGTACAAAATTACCGAACGGGAAATCATCGTAGCTGCACCAGAAACGGGCATAGCCAGATATACACCTGCTGAGTTTGGCAATATTTGGGGACAATCCGGGCCAGTATTAACAGTAGAACAGGCAGATGGCGATCGCCCAGAGAAATTTAGTTTAAGGTGGTTTCTACCTTCCATCTATAAATTCCGTTTGGTGTTGATGGAAGTCCTGGTGGCTTCTTTTTTTGTACAAATATTTGGTTTGGCTAACCCGATTATTACCCAAATCATTATTGACACTGTATTAATTCAAAAAAGCCTCGATACTCTGGATCTTTTAGGGATTTTTCTGTTAGTAATTGGTGTATTTGAGGCGGCGTTAACAAGTTTACGGATTTATTTATTTGCTGATACTACCAACCGGATTGATATTCGTTTGGGTTCAGAAGTAATTGAGCATCTGTTACGATTACCCCTCAATTATTTTGAGCGTCGCCGCGTCGGAGAATTAGCCGGGAGAATTAATGAACTAGAAAATATTAGGCAATTTCTCACAGGTACAGCATTAACTGTAGTTTTAGATGCCGTATTTTCCGTGATTTATATCGGCATCATGTTGTTTTATAGTTGGGTTTTAACCCTCGTAGCTTTGGCAACTGTGCCATTGTTTGCCATCCTCACAACTTTTGTGGTGCCGATTGTGCAGCAACAATTACGCAAAAAAGCCGAACGCTACGCTGACACTCAATCCTATTTAGTGGAGATTCTCACTGGAATTCAAACAGTCAAAGCCCAAAATATTGAATTAAAATCTCGTTGGCAATGGCGCGATCGCTATACGCGTTATATTAGCGCCGGGTTTAAGAATGTCCTCACTTCTAGCACCGCCAACTCTATTAGTGGATTTTTAAATCAATTTTCTAGCTTTGTCTTATTGTGGGTAGGCGCGCATTTAGTGATTTCCAATCAACTGAGTTTAGGACAGTTAATTGCCTTCCGAATTATTGCTGGTTATGTTACCAGCCCACTGCTGCGTTTAATTCAACTCTCACAAAGCTTCCAAGAAGTCGCATTATCTATAGAACGCCTCGGTGATATTTTAGATACAGCGCCAGAAGTCCCAGCCAGCGATCGCAACAATATTCAACTTCCAGATATTGAAGGTGCTATCAAATACATAGGAGTTTCCTTTGGTTTTAACCCAGAAGATAGCTTAAAACTGATCAATGTTAATTTGGATATTTCCCCTGGAACTTTCGTTGGTATAGTCGGTCAAAGTGGCTCTGGTAAAAGTACTTTGACAAAATTATTACCCCGTCTCTACGAACCAGTAGCAGGGCAAATTCAAATTGATGGCTATGATATAAGGAAAGTAGAGTTAAATTCTTTGCGTCGTCAAATTGGGATAGTGCTACAAGATACTCTATTATTTGAAGGAACAATCCAAGAAAATATCGCACTCATTCGACCAGACGCAACTACCGAAGAAATCATTGCTGCTGCCAAAGCCGCAGCCGCACACGATTTCATCATGGCACTACCTAACGGCTACAACACACAAGTTGGCGAAAGAGGTTCCGCCCTTTCTGGAGGACAACGCCAACGAATTGCGATCGCTCGCACTGTGTTACAAAATCCAAGATTATTAATTCTCGACGAAGCCACTAGTGCTTTAGATTACGAATCTGAGCAACAAGTATGTCGCAATTTGATGGAGTTCTTTAAAAACCGTACCGTTTTATTTATTACTCACCGTCTGAACACCGTCAAAAATGCCGACACAATCATCATCATGGATCAGGGTGTAATTGCAGAGCAAGGAACACATACCGAACTCATGGCTATGAAAGGACGTTATTACTGTCTATTTCAACAACAAGAATCGCAATTATAG
- a CDS encoding peptidylprolyl isomerase produces MTTPTLQAGNEILQAEKLLSLLNRYQLLPQVLRAKLIDEAIAPFSCTEAETLSAIANFRQRYELTSLEEQAAWLQKNQLTEAIMYEVAIRPLLIRKFQLQMWGNKLESYFLQRKSDLDQVVYSMIRTQDEGLAQELYFRIAEEENSLATIAQQYSQGSEAQTGGVVGPVPLSQPHPVIQKILFASQPGQLWKPQLIADWYVIIRLEQFLPAQLDEAMQQHLLDELFEAWIQIQIKTELENFRF; encoded by the coding sequence ATGACAACACCAACATTACAAGCGGGGAACGAAATTCTTCAGGCAGAAAAATTGCTGTCTTTGCTGAATCGTTACCAACTATTACCGCAGGTACTACGTGCCAAACTGATTGACGAAGCGATCGCACCCTTTAGCTGCACAGAAGCAGAAACACTCTCGGCGATCGCAAATTTCCGTCAACGCTACGAACTCACCTCTTTGGAGGAACAAGCCGCATGGTTGCAAAAAAATCAGCTAACGGAAGCAATCATGTATGAGGTAGCAATTCGACCCCTATTAATCCGTAAATTTCAATTGCAGATGTGGGGAAACAAACTTGAGTCTTATTTTCTGCAACGTAAATCAGATTTAGACCAAGTTGTCTATTCCATGATTCGCACCCAAGATGAAGGTTTAGCCCAAGAGCTATATTTTCGCATTGCGGAAGAAGAAAATTCTTTGGCAACTATTGCTCAACAGTATTCCCAAGGTTCTGAAGCCCAAACAGGAGGTGTGGTTGGGCCAGTTCCTTTATCTCAACCACATCCCGTAATTCAAAAGATTCTCTTTGCCAGTCAACCTGGTCAACTTTGGAAACCCCAGTTAATCGCTGATTGGTATGTAATTATTCGCTTAGAACAATTTCTGCCTGCACAGTTGGATGAAGCGATGCAGCAACATTTACTAGATGAACTATTTGAAGCTTGGATACAAATACAAATCAAAACTGAACTAGAGAATTTTAGATTTTAG
- a CDS encoding CAP domain-containing protein: MATTSPTFEQKVLELTNVERTKNGLKPLQGNAELNYAADQYAESMAKNNFFSHTGLDGSQPWDRAKKVGFEAQTMGENIAKGQRTPEEVVAAWMKSPGHRANILNPNFTQLGVGFQDNYWVQNFGSNDRNPASYIPGSGSQPSPTPTPTPTPTPTPTIGKEIKGGDGNDVLTGTAANDVIWGGRGNDTLNGGNGSDRLIGGIGRDKLTGGAGGDTFVYQSLQERGDTITDFAVGQDKIDVRQILSGQAYNSNNKFSDFIKFQQFGSDTIVRLDVNGKTNSGGFERFILLEKVNASSLTANNFIL, from the coding sequence ATGGCAACAACTAGCCCAACATTTGAACAAAAGGTCTTAGAACTGACCAATGTAGAACGCACCAAGAATGGTTTGAAACCTCTGCAAGGCAATGCAGAACTTAACTATGCTGCCGATCAATATGCAGAATCAATGGCAAAGAACAATTTCTTTAGTCATACCGGGCTAGATGGTTCGCAACCTTGGGATAGAGCCAAAAAAGTTGGCTTTGAAGCCCAAACAATGGGAGAGAATATAGCCAAAGGCCAAAGAACACCAGAAGAAGTTGTAGCAGCTTGGATGAAGAGTCCAGGACACCGAGCAAATATTCTCAATCCCAACTTTACTCAACTCGGTGTTGGTTTTCAAGACAACTATTGGGTGCAAAACTTTGGTAGCAATGATCGAAACCCTGCAAGTTATATTCCAGGTTCAGGTTCTCAACCAAGTCCCACACCAACTCCCACTCCCACCCCAACACCTACACCTACCATCGGTAAAGAAATCAAGGGTGGAGATGGTAACGATGTCTTAACTGGTACCGCAGCTAATGATGTGATTTGGGGTGGTAGAGGTAACGATACCCTAAATGGCGGTAACGGTAGCGATCGCTTAATTGGTGGAATCGGCAGAGATAAATTAACTGGTGGTGCTGGCGGCGACACCTTTGTTTATCAAAGTCTGCAAGAGAGAGGAGATACCATCACTGATTTTGCTGTCGGTCAAGATAAAATCGACGTGCGCCAAATCCTCAGCGGTCAAGCTTACAACAGCAATAACAAATTCAGTGATTTCATTAAATTCCAACAATTTGGCTCTGATACTATTGTTCGCCTAGACGTAAATGGCAAGACAAATTCTGGTGGATTTGAGAGATTTATTCTCTTAGAAAAAGTCAACGCCTCTAGCTTAACGGCTAATAACTTTATCCTCTAA
- a CDS encoding glycoside hydrolase family 10 protein, translating to MFKKLGKWVVNIGKWKIWHQKKQALFAMIVTLSMVATMMLSFPLNAQTPPARSLATELRGVWLTNIDSDVLFERDRLKKSLQRLSELNFNTVYPTVWNWGYTLYPSQVAAKVIGRSLDPTPGLQGRDMLKEVVEEGHKKGLTVIPWFEFGFMAPADSQLAKRYPQWLTNRSNGTRIVKEGTHDRVWLSPFRPDVQQFMQDLIVEIVKNYNIDGIQFDDHFGLPSELGYDPYTVALYKKEHGGRAPSRDFKDPEWVAWRANKITDYMKRVFTAIKAVKKDCIVSVAPNPQRFSYDFFLADWQKWERLGLVEDLVLQIYRDDLSRFIRELEYPEVKAARSHIPVSIGILSGLKGKSISMQQIQTQVQKVRDRNFAGVSFFFYETLWNMSQEKPLDRQTSFGQMFPTRTAYPNLLAGWKP from the coding sequence ATGTTCAAAAAACTGGGAAAGTGGGTAGTGAATATTGGTAAATGGAAGATTTGGCATCAGAAAAAACAGGCATTATTTGCCATGATAGTTACCCTCAGCATGGTAGCTACAATGATGCTGTCGTTCCCCTTAAATGCTCAAACTCCGCCAGCGCGATCGCTCGCTACGGAATTAAGAGGTGTATGGTTAACAAATATTGATAGTGATGTGCTATTTGAGCGCGATCGCCTAAAAAAATCTTTACAACGGTTGAGCGAATTAAATTTTAATACCGTATACCCAACAGTTTGGAATTGGGGGTATACATTATATCCCAGTCAAGTCGCCGCTAAAGTAATTGGGCGATCGCTCGACCCCACGCCAGGGTTACAAGGGCGAGATATGCTCAAAGAAGTTGTAGAAGAAGGCCATAAAAAAGGTTTAACAGTTATCCCCTGGTTTGAATTTGGCTTTATGGCTCCTGCTGATTCCCAATTAGCCAAACGTTATCCCCAATGGCTCACGAATCGCAGTAACGGTACGCGCATTGTCAAAGAAGGCACTCATGACCGAGTTTGGCTGAGTCCCTTTAGACCAGACGTACAGCAATTTATGCAAGATTTAATAGTCGAAATCGTTAAAAATTACAATATTGACGGCATTCAATTTGATGACCACTTTGGCTTGCCCTCAGAATTAGGCTACGACCCTTACACAGTAGCGCTCTATAAAAAAGAACATGGCGGACGTGCGCCTTCTAGGGACTTTAAAGATCCAGAGTGGGTGGCTTGGAGAGCGAATAAAATTACCGACTATATGAAGCGGGTATTTACAGCCATCAAAGCTGTTAAAAAAGACTGTATAGTATCAGTAGCACCTAATCCCCAACGTTTTTCTTATGATTTCTTTTTAGCAGACTGGCAGAAATGGGAACGCCTGGGATTGGTAGAAGATTTAGTCTTGCAAATCTACCGTGACGACCTAAGTCGTTTTATTCGTGAATTAGAATACCCAGAAGTCAAAGCTGCACGCAGCCATATTCCTGTGAGTATCGGCATTTTATCTGGGTTAAAAGGCAAATCTATATCCATGCAACAGATTCAAACCCAAGTGCAAAAAGTACGCGATCGCAATTTTGCCGGGGTCTCATTCTTCTTCTATGAAACCCTCTGGAACATGAGTCAAGAAAAGCCTTTAGACCGCCAAACCAGCTTCGGGCAAATGTTCCCCACACGCACAGCTTACCCCAATTTGCTAGCGGGGTGGAAGCCGTAG
- a CDS encoding site-2 protease family protein, which yields MFTLSETSIVATIVLVAFAILGWGFYRARPFGKLGIFAWLQSVVLMAPWLLFFGLFAAGIYINIVGILFLVVASAGLYIYLGKQLRAAGQDALLKQKANQRLAAEASSEVNTTENSQPPAGVAELKVELLTIPEDDLNAIKGIFGIDTFFATETIAYQEGAIFKGNLRGEAQEVHNRLSTSLQERIGDRYRLFLVENTDGRPVVIVLPSRNDPRPMTLAQKAFAAILFLATIATSLEAAGILLSFDLFGQIQRLPETLPIGIGLLTILVAHEIGHWVMAQRYNVRLSWPFFLPAVQIGSFGAITRFESLLPNRTVLFDISLAGPAAGGIVSLLMLIAGLLLSHQGSLFQVPNQFFQGSILVGTLARVVLGSALQSPLVNVHPLVVIGWLGLVVTALNLMPAGQLDGGRIVQAIYGRKTAGRASLATLILLGIVSLANPLAMYWAILILFLQRDLERPSLNEISEPDDARAGLGLLALFLMISTLLPLTPALAGRLGIGG from the coding sequence ATGTTTACTCTATCGGAAACTTCTATCGTTGCGACAATTGTGCTGGTAGCTTTCGCCATTTTAGGTTGGGGCTTTTATCGTGCCAGACCTTTTGGTAAACTGGGAATCTTTGCCTGGTTACAGTCGGTGGTGTTGATGGCTCCGTGGCTGTTGTTTTTTGGTTTGTTTGCAGCCGGAATATACATCAACATAGTGGGTATATTGTTCTTGGTGGTGGCTTCTGCTGGATTGTATATCTATTTAGGGAAGCAGTTGCGCGCAGCTGGACAAGATGCTCTACTCAAACAAAAGGCAAATCAAAGGCTGGCGGCGGAGGCTTCATCGGAAGTCAATACCACAGAAAATTCCCAGCCTCCCGCAGGTGTTGCGGAACTGAAAGTTGAACTACTCACAATTCCCGAAGATGATTTAAACGCCATTAAGGGCATTTTTGGGATTGACACATTTTTTGCTACAGAAACCATCGCCTACCAGGAAGGAGCAATTTTTAAAGGTAATTTGCGGGGAGAAGCGCAGGAAGTTCACAATCGCCTGAGTACAAGTTTGCAAGAAAGAATAGGCGATCGCTATCGTTTATTTTTAGTAGAGAATACCGATGGCAGACCTGTGGTGATTGTTCTGCCTAGTCGCAATGATCCGCGTCCTATGACGTTGGCGCAAAAGGCTTTTGCAGCAATTCTGTTCTTGGCAACCATTGCTACTAGTTTAGAAGCGGCGGGAATACTGCTGAGTTTTGATTTATTTGGACAAATACAACGCTTACCAGAAACCTTACCTATTGGTATCGGTCTATTAACAATTCTGGTAGCCCATGAAATTGGTCATTGGGTAATGGCGCAACGTTACAATGTGCGGCTTAGCTGGCCCTTCTTTCTCCCGGCTGTGCAAATTGGCTCTTTTGGTGCCATTACACGGTTTGAGTCATTATTGCCCAATCGCACGGTACTATTTGATATTTCCTTGGCAGGGCCTGCGGCTGGTGGAATTGTTTCTTTGTTAATGCTGATTGCTGGTTTGTTGCTGTCTCACCAAGGCAGTTTATTTCAAGTGCCAAATCAGTTTTTCCAAGGCTCGATTTTAGTAGGTACCTTGGCGCGAGTTGTTCTTGGTTCAGCTCTACAGTCACCTTTGGTAAATGTCCATCCTTTGGTAGTGATTGGCTGGCTGGGATTAGTGGTCACCGCTTTAAACCTCATGCCAGCCGGACAATTAGATGGGGGCCGGATTGTCCAAGCAATTTATGGGCGGAAAACCGCAGGTAGAGCTAGTTTAGCAACTTTAATTTTGCTAGGTATCGTATCCTTAGCTAATCCTTTAGCAATGTACTGGGCAATTTTAATTCTGTTCTTACAACGGGATTTAGAACGCCCCAGCCTGAATGAAATTAGCGAACCTGATGATGCCAGAGCCGGTTTAGGTCTTTTAGCACTCTTTTTGATGATTAGTACCCTCTTGCCCTTAACCCCAGCTTTGGCTGGGCGTTTAGGCATCGGCGGGTAG
- a CDS encoding MBL fold metallo-hydrolase: MYLTWLDNNSWLIEIAGKKILLDPWLVGSLTFGNVDWFFKGSLSQERPIPEKIDLILLSQGLPDHTHPPTLQQLDRTIPVVASPNAAKVVQGLGYNFVTVLTHSEAFTLNHQVEIKAIPGSVVGPNAVENGYLLKDLESGFTLYYEPHGTHSAELKQAAPVDVIITPIVDLTLPLVGPIIKGTNGALEVAKWLQPQVMLPTAAGKNVIFEGFLPKFLQAVGSVAEFRSLLAKNNLSTQVIEVLPGDRIQLQLHKRTVAI; the protein is encoded by the coding sequence ATGTACTTAACTTGGTTAGACAACAATAGTTGGCTGATTGAAATCGCAGGTAAAAAAATCCTACTTGACCCCTGGCTAGTTGGTTCCTTAACTTTCGGTAATGTAGATTGGTTCTTTAAAGGCTCTCTATCTCAAGAACGCCCAATACCAGAAAAAATTGACCTGATTCTGCTGTCTCAGGGTTTGCCAGATCATACTCACCCGCCTACACTCCAGCAGCTTGACCGCACAATTCCCGTTGTGGCTTCGCCTAATGCAGCCAAAGTAGTGCAGGGGTTGGGATACAATTTTGTGACTGTCTTAACTCACAGTGAAGCCTTTACATTAAATCATCAAGTAGAAATTAAAGCTATTCCCGGTTCTGTTGTGGGGCCGAATGCAGTTGAAAATGGTTATCTCCTCAAGGACTTGGAAAGTGGTTTTACCCTGTATTATGAGCCACATGGTACTCATTCCGCCGAATTAAAGCAGGCTGCGCCAGTAGATGTGATAATTACACCCATTGTTGACTTGACACTGCCTTTAGTGGGGCCAATTATCAAAGGGACAAACGGTGCTTTAGAAGTAGCCAAGTGGTTACAACCGCAGGTAATGCTACCTACAGCTGCAGGCAAAAATGTCATCTTTGAAGGATTCCTACCTAAATTTCTTCAGGCTGTGGGGAGTGTGGCAGAATTTCGTTCTTTACTAGCAAAGAACAATCTCAGCACACAAGTAATTGAAGTATTACCAGGCGATCGCATTCAATTGCAATTACACAAACGCACCGTAGCTATTTAA